The genomic window TTTCCAGCGCGAGGAGCGCCGGATCTACCCCGTGGGCAACCTGGCCGGCCACATCGTCGGCTTCGCCGGCGTGGACAACATGGGGCTGATGGGCGTCGAACAGGGCTTCGACCGCCGGCTGAAGTCGTCGCCCGAGCCGGTGCAACTGTCCATCGACGTGCGCCTGCAGCACATCCTCCGCCGGGAGATCCAGCAGCAGATCGACAGCTTCAACGCCGTCGGCGGCGCCGGGCTGATCATGGACGTGCGGACCGGCGAGGTCCTGTCCATGGTTTCGCTGCCCGACTTCGATCCGAACGCGCCGACCGCCCTGAGCAACGAGGAAGCCCGCTTCAACCGTGTGACGCTGGGCGTCTACGAAAGCGGGTCGACCTTCAAGATCTTCAACACCGCCATGGGGCTGGAGAGCGGGAAGGTCCGGCTCGGCGACGTGTGGGACGCCAGCCGGCCGATCAGCTACGGCCGCTTCACCATCAACGATTTCCGTGGCCAGAACCGTCCGCTCAACACCGCCGAGGTGTTCCAGCACTCCTCCAACATCGGTTCGGTCCGCATCGCGCAGGCGGTCGGCGTCGAGGCCCAGCGTGAATTCCTGCGCAAGATCGGGATGCTGAAGCCCTCGCCGATCGAGCTGCCGGAGGTGGGCCTTCCGATGGTCCCGCGGCCATGGCGCGAGATCAACCTGATGACCATCGCCTTCGGGCACGGCATGGCCGTCAGCCCGATGCAGCTCGCCTCGGGCGTGGCCGCGATGGTCAACGGCGGCATCATGGTCCCGGCGACGATCCTGAAACGGCGCGACGGCGAACCGGTCCCCGGCGAGCGGGTGATCTCGCCCCAGACCAGCGACAGTGTCCGCCGGCTGATGCGCCTCGTCGTGTCCGCCGGCACGGCGTCCACGGCGAACGCTCCCGGCTATCTGGTCGGTGGCAAGACCGGCACGGCGGAAAAGAACGTCGGCCGCACCTACAGCCAGAACGCCCGCCGCTCGTCCTTCGTGGGGGCCTTCCCCATGAACGATCCCCGGTACCTCGTCTACATCATGATCGACGAACCCAAGGGAACGCGGCAGTCCTACGGCTTCGCCACCGGCGGCTGGGTGGCAGCGCCCGC from Azospirillaceae bacterium includes these protein-coding regions:
- a CDS encoding penicillin-binding protein 2 — its product is MTDAVYDPHPSAGFDRTAVTVPPASGASRALERGKARLVILGAVFVMGFAAVSARLVDAMVIGAEREPATAGGRSAAALPAATRADIMDRNGILLATSVATQSVYADPKLVIDPQDTVRKLRSVLPDINTADLIERLMSERRFVWVKRNITPKQVNDINRLGLPGVYFQREERRIYPVGNLAGHIVGFAGVDNMGLMGVEQGFDRRLKSSPEPVQLSIDVRLQHILRREIQQQIDSFNAVGGAGLIMDVRTGEVLSMVSLPDFDPNAPTALSNEEARFNRVTLGVYESGSTFKIFNTAMGLESGKVRLGDVWDASRPISYGRFTINDFRGQNRPLNTAEVFQHSSNIGSVRIAQAVGVEAQREFLRKIGMLKPSPIELPEVGLPMVPRPWREINLMTIAFGHGMAVSPMQLASGVAAMVNGGIMVPATILKRRDGEPVPGERVISPQTSDSVRRLMRLVVSAGTASTANAPGYLVGGKTGTAEKNVGRTYSQNARRSSFVGAFPMNDPRYLVYIMIDEPKGTRQSYGFATGGWVAAPAMGRLVKQIGPLLGVQPLDEQRPEVLHAVHLDPRAPRAVQTTVAN